The following coding sequences are from one Panicum hallii strain FIL2 chromosome 5, PHallii_v3.1, whole genome shotgun sequence window:
- the LOC112895065 gene encoding 3-methyl-2-oxobutanoate hydroxymethyltransferase 1, mitochondrial-like, whose amino-acid sequence MVTAYDYSSAVHVDSAGIDLILVGDSAAMVAHGHGNTLPISLDLMLEHCRAVVRGAPRPLIVGDLPFGSYESSAAQAVESAVRLVKEGGVDAVKLEGGAPSRVSAARAIVEAGIAVMGHVGLTPQAISVLGGFRAQGKTVDSALKVVEAALALQEAGCFAVVLECVPSPVAAAATQALQIPTIGIGAGSLCSGQVLVYHDLLGMFHSPDHSKVTPKFCKQFGNVGAVITKALTEYREEVEARSFPDAICTPYKMSCKDADDFASVLQKMGFDGSAAAAAAAADNAEKLVHRKPQEMSTNGVLTAGAAV is encoded by the exons ATGGTCACCGCGTACGACTACTCGTCCGCGGTCCACGTGGACTCCGCGGGGATCGACCTCATCCTCGTCGGCGACTCCGCCGCGATGGTCGCGCACGGGCACGGCAACACCCTCCCCATCTCGCTCGACCTCATGCTCGAGCACTGCCGCGCCGTCGTGCGCGGCGCGCCGCGGCCGCTCATCGTCGGCGACCTCCCCTTCGGGTCCTACGAGTCCTCGGCCGCTCAA GCTGTCGAATCCGCGGTGCGGCTCGTGAAAGAAGGCGGCGTGGATGCGGTGAAGTTGGAAGGCGGCGCGCCGTCGAGAGTGAGCGCGGCCAGGGCGATCGTGGAGGCCGGGATAGCCGTGATGGGGCACGTCGGGCTCACACCACAGGCGATCAGCGTGCTCGGCGGGTTCCGGGCGCAGGGGAAGACGGTCGACAGTGCTCTTAAG GTCGTGGAGGCGGCGCTGGCTTTGCAGGAGGCCGGCTGCTTCGCGGTTGTCCTCGAGTGCGTGCCTTCTCCGGTAGCAGCAGCTGCGACCCAAGCACTGCAAATCCCAACCATCGGCATCGGGGCTGGATCTCTGTGCAGTGGCCAG GTCTTAGTCTACCATGACCTGCTAGGAATGTTTCATAGCCCAGACCACTCCAAGGTCACACCCAAGTTCTGCAAGCAGTTTGGCAACGTCGGCGCCGTCATCACCAAGGCGCTCACCGAGTACAGGGAAGAAGTGGAGGCCCGGTCGTTCCCGGACGCCATCTGCACGCCGTACAAGATGTCCTGCAAGGACGCCGATGATTTCGCGAGTGTGCTGCAGAAGATGGGCTTCGATGGGTCTGCggctgccgcggcggccgccgccgacaATGCTGAGAAATTAGTACACAGAAAGCCGCAGGAGATGAGCACCAATGGCGTCTTGACTGCAGGAGCAGCAGTTTAA